The following are encoded in a window of Halococcus salifodinae DSM 8989 genomic DNA:
- a CDS encoding extracellular solute-binding protein yields the protein MTTNRRTLLKHIGGTSALIAVAGCISAQQQGSSDGSGSGDSQGGSNGSSAGDTNGSGGGTAGNESGSTGPAGSARAWYSLPEPEIPARKSAIEAFNSQSEHSIEGADISDMQKKTTSAIPAGQGAKTFEWAHDWVGDYFQRGFVVDQNDDLGVTLDSFTSAAAEAIQFEGNVVGLPHAAETVTLMYNTDMVDKAPKTVSDMVSMMKEHHDPSNGTYGLSYPFDPYYTSAWLQAFGGYYFDPDKEQMLGVNTKETVRGLEFALENFKPYMPNDPKYEPQAAAFAAGNAAFAINGPWYLATLNEKGVNYKVTSLPSPDGGTVKPYTGITMWYFTKGMEESGADTAAARSFIEWYVTNEEHLLKLAKDQGVIPVLSSLVGSDELPSEVQTFSQTVERGVPMPTHPKMNKVWPGMETALISAFNGDATAKAALDQAAKTIRSNWE from the coding sequence ATGACAACGAATCGCAGAACGCTGCTAAAACATATTGGCGGAACGAGCGCCCTGATCGCGGTTGCGGGCTGTATCAGCGCCCAGCAACAGGGATCCAGTGACGGATCCGGGAGCGGCGACAGCCAGGGCGGCAGTAACGGATCGTCAGCAGGCGATACCAACGGCTCCGGTGGCGGGACAGCTGGCAACGAAAGCGGGTCGACCGGACCGGCGGGTTCGGCGCGAGCGTGGTACTCGCTTCCGGAACCTGAAATCCCCGCCAGAAAGAGCGCAATCGAGGCGTTCAATTCCCAGTCGGAGCACAGCATCGAGGGGGCTGACATCTCCGATATGCAGAAGAAGACGACGAGTGCGATCCCGGCAGGGCAGGGCGCGAAAACGTTCGAGTGGGCCCACGACTGGGTCGGTGATTACTTCCAGCGCGGTTTCGTTGTCGATCAGAATGACGACCTCGGCGTGACCCTCGATTCGTTCACGAGCGCGGCTGCGGAGGCGATCCAGTTCGAGGGGAACGTCGTCGGTCTCCCGCACGCAGCCGAGACGGTGACGCTGATGTACAACACCGATATGGTCGACAAGGCCCCGAAGACGGTGTCCGACATGGTGTCCATGATGAAGGAACACCACGATCCAAGTAACGGAACGTACGGACTGAGCTACCCGTTCGATCCCTACTACACCAGCGCGTGGCTCCAGGCGTTCGGCGGGTACTACTTCGACCCGGACAAAGAGCAAATGCTCGGAGTCAACACCAAAGAGACTGTCCGCGGGCTCGAGTTCGCACTCGAAAACTTCAAACCGTATATGCCGAACGACCCTAAGTATGAGCCACAGGCCGCCGCCTTCGCCGCGGGGAACGCGGCGTTCGCCATCAACGGGCCGTGGTATCTCGCGACGCTCAACGAGAAAGGGGTGAACTACAAAGTGACGTCGCTCCCGTCGCCCGATGGCGGAACGGTCAAACCCTACACCGGCATCACGATGTGGTACTTCACGAAAGGAATGGAAGAGAGCGGCGCTGACACCGCTGCCGCACGGTCGTTCATTGAGTGGTACGTGACGAACGAGGAGCATCTCCTAAAGCTCGCCAAAGACCAGGGTGTGATTCCGGTGCTATCGAGTCTGGTCGGTAGCGACGAGCTCCCGAGCGAGGTACAGACGTTCTCACAGACCGTTGAGCGGGGAGTGCCGATGCCGACGCATCCAAAGATGAACAAGGTGTGGCCGGGGATGGAGACCGCACTCATCAGCGCGTTCAACGGCGACGCGACCGCAAAGGCCGCGCTCGATCAGGCCGCAAAAACCATCCGTAGCAACTGGGAGTAG
- a CDS encoding carbohydrate ABC transporter permease, with amino-acid sequence MSTVSRVARRVEAIPFLDKRDVSLLFVLPGLFVFAAFMLFPVVYLVGISFTNAAPANLFAGDGAASVLTFGEATFVGLRNYVNVLTDPTFWNSFGVTWLFVATSVVLKIGLSLAIALVVTSDRVRGKRVMRSFIILPMGLPAIFTVTVWRGIFSSAEFGLANQALSALGIGSIAWLSERWPAFLAYNVTEMWLAYPFMVIITVSALQDVPEELHEAAKVDGAGFFSRLLHVTLPSIKRPVLFASILTAAASFQQFLIPFVFNQGGPARANELIVVYGYREALSFSEYGYGAAVSLIAVLFIGAFMWLNVKRGRLAEGVAEQ; translated from the coding sequence ATGAGCACGGTTTCGCGTGTCGCACGCCGTGTCGAGGCGATCCCGTTTCTCGACAAACGAGACGTCTCGTTGCTGTTCGTTCTCCCTGGACTGTTCGTCTTCGCGGCGTTCATGCTGTTTCCGGTGGTGTATCTCGTCGGGATCTCGTTCACGAACGCCGCCCCGGCGAACCTGTTTGCCGGCGACGGGGCCGCCTCGGTGCTGACGTTCGGCGAGGCGACGTTTGTCGGGCTCCGTAACTACGTCAACGTCCTTACCGATCCGACGTTCTGGAACTCCTTCGGGGTGACGTGGCTGTTCGTGGCGACGAGCGTCGTCCTGAAGATTGGACTGAGCCTCGCCATCGCGCTCGTCGTGACCAGCGACCGCGTGCGCGGCAAACGGGTGATGCGATCGTTCATCATTCTCCCGATGGGACTGCCGGCCATCTTCACGGTCACCGTGTGGCGCGGCATCTTTAGTTCGGCTGAGTTCGGGCTGGCGAATCAGGCGTTGTCGGCCCTCGGGATCGGCTCGATCGCGTGGCTCTCCGAGCGGTGGCCGGCCTTCCTCGCGTACAACGTCACGGAAATGTGGCTCGCGTACCCGTTTATGGTCATCATCACCGTCAGCGCGTTACAAGACGTGCCCGAAGAGCTCCATGAGGCGGCGAAAGTCGACGGTGCAGGCTTCTTCTCACGACTCCTGCACGTGACGCTCCCGTCGATCAAGCGACCCGTACTGTTCGCCTCGATCCTGACGGCGGCCGCGTCGTTCCAGCAGTTCCTCATCCCGTTCGTGTTCAACCAGGGCGGTCCCGCCCGGGCGAACGAACTCATCGTGGTCTACGGCTACCGGGAGGCGCTGTCGTTTTCGGAGTACGGATACGGCGCGGCTGTCAGCCTCATTGCGGTGCTGTTCATCGGCGCATTCATGTGGTTGAACGTCAAACGCGGCCGGCTTGCTGAAGGGGTGGCAGAACAGTGA
- a CDS encoding sugar ABC transporter permease — protein MSLFDRIGRKLKTDVRKLALQPITAVRDAVYTANGIRRGEISPIEPLKTLGATLGALAVVLALLFPIYWILTAALSSTGGSIYSSGGFRLLPENPTLQPFLWVIGDLIVPGYTVSMNVPLTDLAVVVNTPEIVMLDVSQYGVTTPSNFKGFLWNSLTVAVPTVVIAMCLVVPAAYALSRREFIFRRKVLFVYVLMTQIGGGLGVALLIGLYAVYVQFGINDSKLALAVYYAATAIPFNTWLLKTYMDGIPVSYEEAAVVDGAPPWRVVTEVIIPLSTAGLATVFIFTFLTGWTEFVVAQTLLTTENYTLPVGLYSLISEYSIPWARFSAFALTFATPIMLVYLFAQRYIEGGLSFSGMEG, from the coding sequence GTGAGCCTCTTCGACCGGATCGGTCGGAAACTGAAGACTGACGTGCGAAAGCTCGCACTCCAGCCCATCACTGCCGTTCGGGACGCGGTGTATACGGCCAACGGTATCAGACGCGGCGAGATATCGCCCATCGAGCCGCTGAAAACGCTCGGTGCGACCCTCGGTGCGCTCGCCGTGGTGCTCGCACTCCTGTTTCCGATCTACTGGATCCTGACGGCCGCGCTCTCCAGCACCGGCGGCTCGATCTACTCCTCCGGCGGGTTCCGCTTGCTTCCAGAAAACCCGACGTTGCAGCCGTTCCTCTGGGTGATCGGTGACCTCATCGTTCCGGGGTACACCGTCTCAATGAACGTGCCGCTGACCGATCTCGCCGTCGTCGTCAACACGCCGGAGATCGTCATGCTCGACGTCTCGCAGTACGGCGTGACGACCCCATCGAACTTCAAGGGTTTCCTCTGGAACAGCCTCACGGTCGCGGTGCCGACCGTGGTCATCGCCATGTGTCTGGTTGTGCCGGCGGCGTACGCACTTTCACGCCGGGAGTTCATCTTCCGGCGGAAGGTGTTGTTCGTGTACGTCCTGATGACACAGATCGGCGGCGGCCTCGGCGTCGCGCTGCTCATCGGGCTGTATGCCGTCTACGTCCAGTTCGGCATCAACGACAGCAAACTCGCACTCGCGGTCTACTACGCAGCGACCGCGATCCCGTTCAATACGTGGCTGTTGAAGACGTACATGGACGGGATTCCCGTCTCCTACGAGGAGGCAGCCGTCGTCGACGGTGCGCCACCGTGGCGCGTCGTTACCGAGGTCATCATTCCACTCTCCACTGCGGGACTCGCCACGGTGTTTATCTTCACGTTCCTCACCGGGTGGACGGAGTTCGTGGTCGCGCAGACGTTGCTCACGACCGAGAACTACACCCTTCCGGTCGGGCTGTATTCGCTCATTAGCGAGTATTCGATCCCGTGGGCGCGCTTCTCGGCATTCGCGCTCACCTTTGCGACGCCGATCATGCTGGTGTATCTATTCGCCCAACGATACATTGAGGGTGGTCTCTCATTCAGCGGGATGGAGGGGTGA
- a CDS encoding transcriptional regulator TbsP domain-containing protein — protein MASSSHVAPTVAEVYRTILAEMSESSDVFVAGLVEETTAGLVEVLADLDEPPLVRLLAQESLVKWLRRDFHLASTAXLDEPPLVRLLAQESLVKWLRRDFHLASTAADLVADETLSLHVTGHEFESGLVVGEESVTSIVTTDDRAAGPGTDDAEFVAAMRERCDEALETAGTIGLRTPPRSRVYETLADTFGSEVEDDFRAMLDAVESTRSGGYGNSDGDALDEVELTLLAAANHGIQLYEISKWGEDVGVASKATFSRAKTQLEDEGVIATEKVPIDVGRPRLRLRIGDDRLRDVEAADLPTTVRELLASPPAETGD, from the coding sequence ATGGCGAGTTCTTCGCATGTCGCGCCGACGGTCGCCGAGGTGTATCGCACGATTCTCGCGGAGATGTCTGAATCAAGTGACGTGTTCGTGGCCGGTCTCGTCGAGGAGACGACCGCAGGCCTCGTGGAGGTGTTGGCCGATCTCGACGAGCCGCCTCTGGTTCGACTCCTCGCACAGGAATCACTCGTGAAATGGCTCCGTCGGGATTTTCATCTCGCCAGCACCGCCGNTCTCGACGAGCCGCCTCTGGTTCGACTCCTCGCACAGGAATCACTCGTGAAATGGCTCCGTCGGGATTTTCATCTCGCCAGCACCGCCGCGGATCTGGTGGCCGATGAAACATTGTCACTCCATGTCACCGGCCACGAATTCGAGAGCGGGCTGGTTGTGGGCGAGGAGTCGGTGACGTCGATCGTGACGACTGACGATCGGGCTGCTGGGCCCGGGACTGACGACGCTGAATTCGTGGCGGCGATGCGCGAGCGGTGCGATGAAGCGTTGGAGACTGCTGGCACGATCGGTTTGCGAACACCACCGCGCTCGCGTGTTTATGAGACGCTCGCCGACACGTTCGGCTCCGAGGTTGAGGACGACTTCCGAGCGATGCTTGATGCAGTCGAGTCCACCCGGAGTGGCGGTTACGGCAACAGTGATGGTGACGCGCTCGATGAGGTGGAACTGACGCTGCTCGCAGCTGCGAACCACGGGATTCAGCTCTATGAGATCTCGAAATGGGGCGAGGATGTAGGCGTGGCGAGCAAAGCGACGTTCTCGCGGGCGAAAACCCAGCTCGAAGACGAGGGAGTGATCGCAACCGAGAAGGTGCCGATCGACGTCGGCCGGCCACGACTGCGCCTGAGGATTGGTGATGACCGCCTCCGCGATGTCGAGGCGGCCGATCTCCCCACCACTGTCCGAGAACTGCTCGCATCGCCGCCAGCGGAGACGGGTGACTGA
- a CDS encoding helix-turn-helix transcriptional regulator, whose product MKDLTGFQRDLLYTIAGQDEPHGLAVKDELEDYYETEIHHGRLYPNLDELVEKGLVEKGQIDRRTNFYEITRRGRRLDELVEKGLVEKGQIDRRTNFYEITRRGRREIEARREWEDQYVAVEA is encoded by the coding sequence ATGAAGGACTTGACCGGGTTCCAGCGCGATCTGCTCTACACTATCGCAGGCCAGGACGAGCCCCACGGGTTGGCGGTCAAAGACGAGCTCGAAGATTACTACGAGACAGAGATCCATCACGGCCGACTCTATCCGAACCTGGATGAGCTAGTCGAGAAGGGATTGGTCGAAAAGGGACAGATCGACCGGCGGACCAACTTCTATGAGATCACCCGGCGCGGCCGCCGNCTGGATGAGCTAGTCGAGAAGGGATTGGTCGAAAAGGGACAGATCGACCGGCGGACCAACTTCTATGAGATCACCCGGCGCGGCCGCCGCGAGATCGAGGCACGCCGCGAGTGGGAGGATCAGTACGTGGCTGTCGAGGCGTGA
- a CDS encoding TRAM domain-containing protein: MAEVPDQLECLFSASIDQHGDSYRVEIPRSELEEGTITNGETYRVAVLTSTLQRDDVETQQQSAGPPSNSNGSNQQAPPVESGDIRDVTIESLGDQGDGIAKIDRGYVVIVPGTRPDDEVTIEIEQAKENVAFARVHDETSGSADSGTNDFDDSFAEETLGESE; this comes from the coding sequence ATGGCCGAGGTTCCCGACCAATTGGAGTGTCTCTTCAGCGCGTCGATCGATCAACACGGTGACTCCTACAGGGTCGAAATTCCACGGTCCGAACTCGAAGAGGGGACAATCACCAACGGTGAGACCTATCGAGTGGCAGTTCTGACGAGTACGCTCCAGCGCGACGATGTTGAGACTCAGCAGCAGTCGGCTGGCCCGCCGTCGAATTCAAATGGTTCGAATCAACAGGCTCCACCAGTCGAATCGGGCGACATTCGCGACGTGACGATCGAATCACTGGGTGATCAGGGCGACGGGATCGCGAAAATCGATCGGGGGTACGTCGTGATCGTGCCCGGGACGCGTCCGGATGATGAAGTGACCATCGAGATCGAGCAGGCCAAAGAAAACGTGGCGTTCGCGCGAGTTCACGACGAGACGTCGGGTTCCGCTGACTCCGGAACGAACGATTTCGACGATTCGTTCGCCGAGGAGACACTCGGAGAAAGCGAGTAA
- a CDS encoding non-histone chromosomal MC1 family protein has protein sequence MTRETDDKRNFALREKSGEETSVFTGKMPRQAALKAARKLDPSDSEDAAPREEFRLRERGTHKLHIYEGWAWREDAPDDSPEWMPETVTEANVSKQEIEHLEEL, from the coding sequence ATGACAAGAGAGACGGATGACAAGCGGAACTTCGCACTGCGCGAGAAGAGTGGTGAGGAAACCAGCGTGTTCACCGGGAAAATGCCTCGCCAAGCGGCGCTGAAGGCTGCCCGAAAGCTTGACCCCAGTGACAGCGAGGACGCAGCACCCAGAGAGGAGTTCCGGCTCCGCGAGCGGGGGACGCACAAACTCCACATCTACGAGGGGTGGGCGTGGCGTGAGGACGCTCCCGACGATAGTCCAGAGTGGATGCCCGAGACGGTCACGGAAGCGAACGTCTCGAAACAGGAAATCGAACATCTCGAAGAGTTGTAG
- a CDS encoding thermonuclease family protein, whose amino-acid sequence MSGGEARQATVTRVIDGDTMEVEFADGETDTVRLIGVDTPETTLDDISAEEYEGIPDTQAARDHLYNWGQQASEFATDELDGQQVRIVTDPEGDRRGSFGRLLAYIYTDDRNFNRQLLEQGYARVYDSSFSLRENFDSIESQARSNNVGLWDFDAPSTATPTPTPTSTPDSGDSDDGGLETPTPSGGASDPYDCSDFESGEVAQQWFENNNPDEDPAGLDSDGDGQACESL is encoded by the coding sequence GTGTCCGGCGGTGAGGCACGACAGGCAACGGTCACGCGGGTCATCGACGGCGATACGATGGAGGTCGAGTTCGCCGACGGTGAGACTGACACTGTTCGACTCATCGGTGTCGACACGCCCGAGACTACCCTCGACGACATCTCGGCCGAGGAATACGAGGGTATTCCCGATACCCAGGCCGCGCGCGACCACCTCTACAACTGGGGCCAGCAAGCCAGCGAGTTCGCCACCGACGAGCTCGACGGCCAGCAGGTCCGCATAGTGACCGATCCCGAGGGCGATCGCCGCGGATCGTTTGGCCGCTTGCTTGCGTACATCTACACGGACGATCGGAACTTCAACCGCCAGTTACTCGAACAAGGCTACGCCCGGGTGTACGACTCTTCGTTCAGCCTGCGTGAGAACTTCGACAGCATCGAATCGCAAGCCCGTTCGAACAACGTCGGCCTCTGGGACTTCGACGCCCCAAGCACTGCCACTCCGACACCGACGCCGACCTCAACGCCCGACTCCGGCGACAGTGACGATGGAGGTCTCGAAACCCCGACGCCGAGCGGCGGGGCAAGCGATCCCTACGACTGTAGCGACTTCGAAAGTGGAGAGGTAGCCCAGCAGTGGTTCGAAAACAACAATCCCGACGAGGACCCTGCCGGTCTCGATAGTGATGGCGACGGCCAAGCCTGCGAGTCGCTCTAA